The Halorientalis sp. IM1011 genome window below encodes:
- a CDS encoding DUF2178 domain-containing protein — protein MTPTHPIRRGQKYKRVMLGFVAIGVLAFFAGMLIDQYLAGLIVYAVGAMGALVVTVYAEFSDAITFLDERDQRLHERASHATVSAVSYVALPIIVALYLLDAIGQYDIPPVVWGGIWVLSAFYLLWGAVYTVYRYRT, from the coding sequence ATGACACCGACACATCCGATTCGACGAGGACAGAAGTACAAACGCGTGATGCTCGGGTTCGTCGCGATAGGTGTACTGGCGTTTTTCGCCGGTATGTTGATCGACCAGTACCTCGCGGGACTGATCGTCTACGCCGTCGGCGCGATGGGAGCGCTCGTCGTGACGGTGTACGCCGAGTTCAGCGACGCGATAACCTTCCTCGACGAACGCGATCAGCGACTCCACGAGCGAGCAAGCCACGCGACCGTTTCGGCGGTCTCGTACGTCGCGCTCCCGATCATCGTGGCCCTCTACCTGCTCGACGCCATCGGGCAGTACGACATCCCTCCGGTCGTCTGGGGTGGCATCTGGGTCCTCAGTGCCTTCTACCTGCTCTGGGGTGCCGTCTACACCGTGTATCGGTACCGGACATGA
- the mce gene encoding methylmalonyl-CoA epimerase, with product MKFDHAGIATDDADALAEQYAALFDATVAHEEQFDGMQVVFLDLGNGFFEVLEPLDGEGAIANYLDRNGPGIHHLAVATEDIEAALNRAREAGVELIDEQPRGGAWGHDVAFLHPESTGGVLLEFVEH from the coding sequence ATGAAGTTCGATCACGCGGGCATCGCGACCGACGACGCCGACGCGCTGGCCGAGCAGTACGCGGCCCTCTTCGACGCGACGGTCGCCCACGAGGAACAGTTCGACGGCATGCAGGTCGTCTTTCTCGACCTCGGCAACGGCTTCTTCGAGGTGCTGGAACCCCTCGACGGCGAGGGTGCCATCGCGAACTACCTCGACCGAAACGGCCCGGGAATCCACCACCTCGCGGTGGCGACCGAAGACATCGAAGCGGCGCTGAATCGCGCACGCGAGGCGGGCGTCGAGTTGATCGACGAACAGCCACGCGGCGGGGCCTGGGGCCACGACGTGGCCTTCCTGCACCCCGAATCCACTGGCGGGGTCCTGCTCGAGTTCGTCGAGCACTAG
- a CDS encoding oleate hydratase, which translates to MSHVDDGRTEPDVTEREAYFVGGGIASLAGAAFLVRDGGMPGENVHVLEKLDVMGGALDGAGSPEEGYVIRGGRMLNFPTYECTWDLLDSIPALEDEDRSVKAVMDEFNAEHETYAEARLMNSDQEILDVSTYGFEMEHRLSLLQLVLTPEEKLGDTRIEEWFSESFFDTTFWYLWSTTFAFQPWHSVAELRRYLHRFMHEFPRLHTLEGVDRTKYNQYDSMVRPLRQWLEARGVQFEGGCEVTDLDIVPQRDGKTVEAIHYDTDGGSETIAVEPEDMVFVTNGSMTDGSSLGSMTDAPDLNRTGASFQLWKSIVEDNPEFGDPSVFADHIEETKWESFTVTLDEPDLLEHIVEVTREEPGNGLVTYTESNWLLSTVVAAQPHFANQPDDVKVLWGYGLFPEEEGNHVEKKMEDCTGEEILEELCYHLGCLDRFEEFVDDANCIPCMMPFITGQFMPRTPGDRPDVVPDGSNNLAFLGQFAEVPRDVVFTVEYSVRSAMMATYELLDIDREIPPVSDHEYEPDVLLDVGKAAFR; encoded by the coding sequence ATGAGCCACGTCGACGACGGACGGACGGAACCGGACGTGACCGAGCGAGAAGCGTACTTCGTGGGCGGCGGGATCGCGTCGCTCGCCGGGGCTGCGTTCCTCGTGCGAGACGGTGGCATGCCGGGCGAGAACGTCCACGTCCTGGAAAAGCTCGACGTGATGGGCGGGGCCCTCGACGGGGCCGGCTCGCCCGAGGAGGGGTACGTCATCCGCGGCGGGCGGATGCTCAACTTCCCCACCTACGAGTGTACCTGGGACCTGCTGGACTCGATTCCCGCGCTGGAGGACGAGGACAGGTCGGTGAAGGCGGTGATGGACGAGTTCAACGCCGAGCACGAGACCTACGCAGAAGCACGGTTGATGAACAGCGACCAGGAGATTCTCGACGTGTCTACCTACGGCTTCGAGATGGAGCATCGGCTCTCCCTGTTGCAGCTCGTCCTCACGCCCGAGGAGAAACTCGGGGACACGCGGATCGAGGAGTGGTTCTCGGAGTCGTTTTTCGACACGACCTTCTGGTATCTGTGGTCGACGACGTTCGCGTTCCAGCCGTGGCACAGCGTCGCGGAGCTGCGCCGGTATCTCCACCGGTTCATGCACGAGTTCCCGCGCCTGCACACGCTCGAGGGCGTCGACCGGACCAAGTACAACCAGTACGACTCGATGGTCCGTCCGCTCCGTCAGTGGCTCGAAGCGCGGGGCGTCCAGTTCGAGGGCGGCTGTGAGGTGACCGATCTCGACATCGTCCCACAGCGGGACGGCAAGACCGTCGAGGCGATCCACTACGACACCGACGGTGGGTCCGAAACCATCGCGGTCGAACCCGAGGACATGGTGTTCGTCACGAACGGTTCGATGACCGACGGGTCGAGTCTGGGGTCGATGACGGACGCCCCAGACCTGAACAGGACCGGAGCCTCCTTCCAGCTGTGGAAGTCCATCGTCGAGGACAACCCCGAGTTCGGCGATCCATCGGTGTTCGCCGACCACATTGAGGAGACCAAGTGGGAGTCGTTCACCGTCACGCTCGACGAACCGGATCTGCTCGAACACATCGTCGAGGTCACTCGGGAAGAACCCGGCAACGGGCTGGTAACGTACACGGAGTCGAACTGGCTGCTCTCCACAGTCGTCGCCGCACAGCCACACTTCGCGAACCAGCCCGACGACGTGAAGGTACTCTGGGGATACGGCCTGTTCCCCGAGGAAGAGGGCAACCACGTCGAGAAGAAGATGGAGGACTGTACCGGTGAGGAGATCCTCGAAGAGCTCTGTTACCATCTGGGCTGTCTCGACCGCTTCGAGGAGTTCGTCGACGACGCCAACTGCATCCCCTGTATGATGCCGTTCATCACGGGCCAGTTCATGCCCCGGACCCCCGGTGATCGACCGGACGTGGTCCCGGACGGGTCGAACAACCTCGCGTTCCTCGGCCAGTTCGCCGAGGTGCCACGGGACGTGGTGTTCACCGTCGAGTACTCGGTCCGGTCGGCCATGATGGCCACCTACGAGCTGCTCGACATCGACAGGGAGATCCCGCCGGTGAGCGACCACGAGTACGAACCCGACGTGTTGCTCGACGTGGGGAAGGCGGCGTTCCGATAG
- a CDS encoding FAD-dependent oxidoreductase: MEDEPVSVAAVESVGQDAIAIAFESPADFTANPGQFVKLSADIDGERESRFYTISSSDVEDTFEITVEIDPDGAFGPILADLTAGDELDVSGPYGNAYYEDESRTVVLAGGPGVGPAVGIARRALADGNEAAVVYRDDDPIHEDALEDIEARGATVHVLDADDDTVAATTDVVTGEEGEQVFVYGFADFLDAATSAIDAAGGDPDAAKVENFG, encoded by the coding sequence ATGGAAGACGAACCCGTCTCCGTCGCCGCCGTCGAGTCCGTCGGTCAGGACGCCATCGCCATCGCGTTCGAGTCACCAGCGGACTTCACGGCCAACCCCGGCCAGTTCGTCAAGCTCAGTGCGGACATCGACGGCGAGCGCGAGAGCCGCTTCTACACCATCTCGTCGTCGGACGTCGAGGACACCTTCGAGATCACCGTCGAGATCGACCCCGACGGCGCGTTCGGGCCGATCCTCGCCGATCTGACGGCCGGCGACGAACTCGACGTGTCGGGCCCCTACGGGAACGCCTACTACGAGGACGAATCCCGGACGGTCGTCCTCGCGGGCGGCCCGGGTGTGGGTCCAGCAGTCGGCATCGCTCGCCGCGCGCTCGCGGACGGCAACGAGGCCGCCGTCGTCTACCGCGACGACGATCCCATCCACGAGGACGCACTCGAGGATATCGAAGCCCGGGGCGCAACCGTCCACGTCCTCGACGCCGACGACGACACGGTCGCGGCCACGACCGACGTGGTGACCGGCGAAGAGGGCGAACAGGTGTTCGTCTACGGCTTCGCGGACTTCCTGGACGCCGCGACGTCCGCCATCGACGCGGCCGGCGGCGACCCCGACGCCGCCAAGGTCGAGAACTTCGGCTAG
- a CDS encoding alpha/beta fold hydrolase yields MGLRDALGEWLGSDDERVRIPTDDGSDALALAREIAENPRTVELRDGRDLGYATVGDPDGDPLVLFHGFPNSRVFAAAFDDVAREQGVRVIAPERPGFGVSDPDPDRALTDWPADVADMADALELAEFPVLGISAGGPYAAVTAALLDQRVERAGIVCGLGPMAAVGVRDRLWYYSARALPPAAKLALWLGGRQALKDRDAFLESMADSAAPADGPVWTGELGQVVHASMIESRRHHGLDPLVTETALFGRSWGFDLGSVDVPTWLWYGKEDTVVPAAMGLYLADAIPTAEAHVYPDLGHLSTVERTAEEVFETLSG; encoded by the coding sequence ATGGGACTGCGCGACGCACTCGGCGAGTGGCTCGGAAGCGACGACGAACGGGTGAGAATACCGACCGATGACGGGTCCGATGCGCTGGCACTGGCCCGTGAGATCGCCGAGAACCCCCGGACCGTCGAGTTGCGGGACGGTCGGGATCTGGGGTACGCGACCGTCGGCGATCCCGACGGCGACCCCCTCGTCCTGTTCCACGGGTTCCCCAACTCGAGAGTGTTCGCGGCGGCGTTCGACGACGTGGCCCGCGAGCAGGGCGTGCGTGTGATCGCGCCCGAGCGGCCGGGCTTCGGCGTCTCGGATCCGGACCCCGACCGGGCACTGACCGACTGGCCCGCCGACGTGGCCGATATGGCCGACGCGCTGGAACTGGCCGAATTTCCAGTCCTCGGGATTTCGGCCGGCGGCCCATACGCCGCGGTGACGGCGGCGTTGCTGGACCAGCGGGTCGAGCGAGCGGGCATCGTCTGTGGACTCGGGCCGATGGCTGCGGTCGGCGTCCGTGACCGGCTCTGGTACTACAGCGCACGTGCCCTGCCGCCCGCGGCGAAACTCGCCCTGTGGCTCGGCGGCCGGCAGGCCCTGAAAGACCGGGACGCCTTCCTCGAATCGATGGCCGACAGTGCCGCGCCGGCGGACGGACCGGTCTGGACGGGCGAACTCGGGCAGGTCGTCCACGCGAGCATGATCGAGTCGCGCCGCCACCACGGCCTCGATCCGCTGGTCACCGAGACGGCGCTGTTCGGCCGCTCGTGGGGATTCGATCTCGGGTCGGTCGACGTACCGACGTGGCTGTGGTACGGGAAGGAAGACACCGTCGTACCAGCTGCGATGGGGCTGTACCTGGCCGACGCGATTCCCACGGCCGAGGCGCACGTCTATCCCGACCTCGGCCATCTCTCGACGGTCGAGCGGACCGCCGAGGAGGTATTCGAGACGCTGTCGGGCTGA
- a CDS encoding helix-turn-helix transcriptional regulator yields the protein MNNDLRERRAERDLSQADLAAEVDVTRQTINSIERGRYDPSLELAFELAAYFDCRIEDIFDPE from the coding sequence ATGAACAACGACCTGCGCGAGCGCCGAGCGGAACGCGACCTGAGCCAGGCCGACCTCGCGGCCGAGGTCGACGTGACCCGCCAGACGATCAACTCCATCGAACGCGGTCGGTACGACCCCTCGCTGGAACTGGCCTTCGAGTTGGCCGCCTACTTCGACTGCCGGATCGAGGACATCTTCGACCCCGAGTAG
- a CDS encoding NUDIX hydrolase, with amino-acid sequence MAHEVNRTEVDCRQDRLLSEYGDVPVREEEEEVPADVFPELRDLATEGYTGGGYVWVVREPPETAPLSESLPADIPESRRVLMILSRGSTRWGLPGGGRECGESYEEAAVREVREETGVDCRIVEPFLIRRRISVSQGDHDERLHTLWVFFDGRYEGGHLAIQPGELNGAAWFAEPPARMHPEGEFRAADWG; translated from the coding sequence ATGGCCCACGAGGTGAACCGGACGGAGGTCGACTGCCGGCAGGACCGACTGCTGTCGGAGTACGGCGACGTGCCCGTCCGGGAGGAAGAGGAGGAAGTGCCCGCCGACGTGTTCCCGGAGTTGCGCGATCTGGCCACCGAAGGGTACACCGGCGGCGGCTACGTCTGGGTCGTTCGCGAACCGCCCGAGACCGCACCGCTCTCGGAGTCGCTTCCGGCCGACATCCCGGAGTCCCGGCGCGTGCTGATGATCCTCTCGCGTGGCTCGACCCGGTGGGGCCTCCCCGGCGGCGGTCGGGAGTGTGGCGAGTCCTACGAGGAGGCGGCCGTCCGGGAGGTCCGCGAGGAGACCGGCGTCGACTGCCGGATCGTCGAACCGTTCCTGATCCGCCGGCGGATCAGCGTCTCCCAGGGCGACCACGACGAGCGACTGCACACGCTGTGGGTCTTTTTCGACGGCCGCTACGAGGGCGGTCACCTCGCCATCCAGCCCGGCGAACTCAACGGCGCGGCCTGGTTCGCCGAACCGCCCGCCCGGATGCACCCGGAAGGAGAGTTCCGCGCCGCCGACTGGGGCTAA
- a CDS encoding histidine kinase N-terminal 7TM domain-containing protein has translation MFQYSIYVPALLLVAVVSSVAGYLGYAKRGRRGTIWYVGAMFSLATWSLSLALVVASTTLQLKLVFFTSFLVSTVTLCSCWFLFAVAYAGHYDRLQRYLPHALLLVSLVYVPLTPTNQAHGLVLANARLVRDGSLVLLAYDTWGPVPWAFVGLTYVLLLSATAILLRKAIHSRNVYRKLSLVLAFAGLSMWVGNLITIAGWSPFPHMMIVPLSFLFWGAIGLVIFTSMRFVQMLPIDTVLARLSSRFDDVLPLARDFVIEEFDSGVMILDADGRIVDINSTARKMMGLEDRVVGKPVFEVIDLGKYWDDYEEGELLSDRRKQIWVSVSETEERCYDINISNIENSSGAFAGQSILLYDVTGQKERETQLRQREEELRQQKRDLERQKQQLEHQNERLDRFASIVSHDLRNPLNVATGHVELLDTKLDDEYQNSVQEIDMAHERMQDIIDDALTLARSGKAITEKEDVDVRAVATEAWENVETDRASLDTDVELRLESDRDRLLNVFENLFRNSIDHNDGDVTVRVGALTGDTGFYVEDDGEGIPQDERADVFEQGYTTHEEGTGLGLAIVRDIVRAHGWELSIAESPEGGARFEIDCFSDPVEVETATA, from the coding sequence ATGTTCCAGTACAGCATCTACGTGCCCGCGCTGTTGCTCGTCGCGGTGGTCTCGTCGGTCGCCGGGTACCTCGGTTACGCGAAGCGCGGCCGGCGGGGGACAATCTGGTACGTCGGGGCCATGTTCAGCCTCGCCACGTGGTCACTGTCGCTCGCCCTCGTGGTGGCCAGCACGACGCTCCAGCTGAAGCTGGTCTTTTTCACGAGCTTTCTCGTCTCGACCGTCACCCTCTGTAGCTGCTGGTTCCTCTTCGCCGTCGCGTACGCCGGCCACTACGACAGGCTTCAGCGATACCTGCCCCACGCCCTCCTCCTGGTGTCGCTGGTGTACGTGCCCCTGACCCCGACGAATCAAGCACACGGACTGGTACTCGCGAACGCCCGGCTCGTGCGTGACGGGTCGCTGGTGTTGCTGGCCTACGACACTTGGGGACCGGTCCCCTGGGCGTTCGTCGGACTGACCTACGTCCTGCTGTTGAGTGCGACCGCGATCTTGCTCCGGAAGGCGATCCACTCCCGGAACGTCTACCGGAAGCTGAGTCTGGTGCTCGCGTTCGCCGGTCTGTCGATGTGGGTCGGCAACCTGATCACTATCGCCGGCTGGAGTCCGTTTCCCCACATGATGATCGTCCCCCTCTCGTTCCTGTTCTGGGGCGCGATCGGGCTGGTGATCTTCACGAGCATGCGGTTCGTCCAGATGCTCCCCATCGACACCGTGCTGGCCCGACTGAGTTCGCGGTTCGACGACGTGTTGCCGCTGGCGCGTGACTTCGTGATCGAGGAGTTCGATAGCGGCGTCATGATCCTGGACGCCGACGGTCGAATCGTGGACATCAACTCCACGGCCCGCAAGATGATGGGGCTGGAAGACCGGGTCGTCGGCAAACCCGTCTTCGAGGTGATCGACCTCGGCAAGTACTGGGACGACTACGAGGAAGGTGAACTCCTGAGCGACCGGCGTAAGCAGATCTGGGTGTCCGTCTCCGAAACCGAAGAACGCTGCTACGACATCAATATCTCGAACATCGAGAACAGTTCGGGGGCCTTCGCCGGACAGAGCATCCTCCTGTACGACGTCACCGGCCAGAAGGAACGCGAGACACAGCTCCGCCAGCGCGAGGAGGAACTCCGCCAGCAGAAACGGGACCTCGAACGGCAGAAACAACAGCTCGAACACCAGAACGAGCGACTCGACCGCTTCGCCAGCATCGTCTCCCACGACCTCCGGAACCCGCTGAACGTCGCCACCGGCCACGTCGAACTGCTGGACACCAAACTCGACGACGAGTACCAAAACAGCGTCCAGGAGATCGACATGGCCCACGAACGGATGCAGGACATCATCGACGACGCGCTCACCCTCGCACGCTCCGGGAAGGCCATCACGGAGAAAGAAGACGTGGACGTACGCGCAGTCGCGACCGAGGCCTGGGAGAACGTCGAAACCGACCGGGCCTCGCTCGATACCGACGTCGAACTCCGACTGGAGAGCGACCGGGACCGCCTGCTGAACGTCTTCGAGAACCTGTTCCGCAACTCGATAGACCACAACGACGGTGACGTCACGGTCCGGGTCGGCGCACTCACCGGCGACACCGGCTTCTACGTCGAGGACGACGGCGAAGGGATCCCCCAGGACGAACGCGCCGACGTGTTCGAACAGGGCTACACGACCCACGAGGAAGGGACCGGCCTCGGACTGGCCATCGTCCGGGACATCGTCCGCGCGCACGGCTGGGAGCTGTCCATCGCGGAGAGCCCGGAGGGCGGCGCACGCTTCGAGATCGACTGTTTCAGCGACCCGGTCGAGGTCGAGACGGCGACCGCCTAG
- a CDS encoding 2-oxoacid:ferredoxin oxidoreductase subunit beta has protein sequence MSSDIRFTDFKTDKQPTWCPGCGDFGTMNGMMKALANTGNDPDNTFVVAGIGCSGKIGTYMRSYALHGVHGRALPVGIGTKLANPELEVMVAGGDGDGYSIGAGHFIHAVRRNVDMTYVVMDNRIYGLTKGQASPTSREDFETSTSPDGPKQPPVNPLALALAAGGTFIAQSFSSDSQRHTEIVKEAIEHDGFGFVNVYSPCVTFNDVDTYDYFRDTIVDLSETDHDPTDYDDAKSAILDADKEYQGVIYQDEGSVPFDEREGLSEPMHDIPDGAPEDAMDLVREFY, from the coding sequence ATGAGCTCCGATATCAGATTCACCGACTTCAAGACCGACAAGCAACCCACGTGGTGTCCCGGCTGCGGCGACTTCGGGACCATGAACGGCATGATGAAAGCCCTCGCGAACACCGGCAACGACCCGGACAACACGTTCGTCGTCGCCGGCATCGGGTGCTCCGGGAAGATCGGCACCTACATGCGCAGCTACGCGCTCCACGGCGTCCACGGCCGCGCACTCCCCGTGGGCATCGGGACGAAGCTGGCAAACCCCGAACTCGAAGTGATGGTCGCCGGCGGGGACGGCGACGGCTACTCCATCGGCGCGGGCCACTTCATCCACGCCGTCCGCCGGAACGTCGACATGACCTACGTCGTCATGGACAACCGAATCTACGGCCTCACCAAGGGCCAGGCCTCGCCGACCTCGCGTGAGGACTTCGAGACCTCGACCTCCCCCGACGGGCCGAAACAGCCCCCGGTCAACCCCCTCGCGCTCGCGCTGGCCGCCGGCGGTACCTTCATCGCCCAGTCCTTTAGCTCCGACAGCCAGCGCCACACCGAGATCGTCAAGGAGGCCATCGAACACGACGGCTTCGGCTTCGTCAACGTCTACAGCCCGTGTGTCACCTTCAACGACGTCGACACCTACGACTACTTCCGTGACACCATCGTGGACCTCAGCGAGACCGACCACGACCCCACCGACTACGACGACGCCAAGTCGGCCATCCTCGACGCCGACAAGGAGTATCAGGGCGTCATCTATCAGGACGAGGGCTCCGTGCCCTTCGACGAACGCGAGGGTCTGAGCGAGCCGATGCACGACATCCCCGACGGCGCGCCCGAGGACGCGATGGATCTCGTCCGGGAGTTCTACTAG
- a CDS encoding 2-oxoacid:acceptor oxidoreductase subunit alpha: protein MPADLNWAIGGEAGDGIDSTGKIFAQALSRAGRHVFTSKDFASRIRGGYTAYKIRTSVDQVESVVDRLDILIALTERTIDENMDELHEGSVIIYDGERTTMQDVEIPDGMVGLDVPLKSLAEDAGGAIMRNIVALGAACEVTNFPIENLDESLDKRFKDKGQAIVENNKEAARLGQEYVAEEFDHDFDYDVETTDNDYVLLNGNEALGMGAIAAGCRFYSGYPITPATSIMEYLTGRLDSYGGKVVQAEDELAAINMALGAARAGARAMTATSGAGIDLMTETFGLVAQSETPLVITDVQRSGPSTGMPTKQEQGDLNMALYGGHGEVPRFVVAPTSISECFWKTIEAFNLAEKYQTPVFLVSDLAMSVSEQTFPPEVFDMDEVEIDRGKVVDEDSISEWQNEKEQFQPHFPAADGVSPRTFPGTDGGAHMTTGLEHDELGRRTEDTDVRIEQVDKRQQKVETAREAEEWDYREYGDTDADTLVISWGSNEGAMREALGFLDEKDIDVRFISVPYIFPRPDLSEEIEAADDVIVVECNSTGQFADLLEHDTLTRLKRVNKYNGVRFKADELAAEIEDKLAEPSEVEAE from the coding sequence ATGCCCGCGGACCTCAACTGGGCCATCGGCGGTGAAGCTGGCGACGGGATCGACTCGACGGGCAAGATTTTCGCACAAGCTCTGTCCCGTGCCGGTCGCCACGTCTTCACCTCCAAGGACTTCGCGTCGCGTATCCGTGGCGGGTACACGGCGTACAAGATACGCACCTCGGTCGACCAGGTCGAGAGTGTCGTCGACAGACTCGACATTCTCATCGCGTTGACCGAGCGAACCATCGACGAGAACATGGACGAACTGCACGAGGGCAGCGTCATCATCTACGACGGTGAGCGCACCACGATGCAGGACGTCGAGATCCCCGACGGGATGGTCGGGCTCGACGTCCCCCTCAAATCGCTGGCGGAGGACGCCGGCGGCGCGATCATGCGCAACATCGTCGCGCTGGGCGCTGCCTGCGAGGTGACGAACTTCCCCATCGAGAACCTCGACGAATCGCTGGACAAGCGGTTCAAGGACAAGGGCCAGGCCATCGTCGAGAACAACAAGGAGGCCGCCCGACTCGGGCAGGAGTACGTCGCCGAGGAGTTCGACCACGACTTCGACTACGACGTGGAGACGACCGACAACGACTACGTCCTCCTGAACGGCAACGAGGCGCTCGGCATGGGCGCTATCGCCGCCGGCTGTCGGTTCTACTCCGGCTACCCGATCACCCCGGCGACCAGCATCATGGAGTATCTGACCGGCCGGCTGGACTCCTACGGCGGGAAGGTCGTCCAGGCCGAGGACGAACTCGCGGCCATCAACATGGCACTCGGCGCCGCACGGGCCGGTGCACGTGCGATGACCGCAACCTCCGGTGCCGGGATCGACCTGATGACCGAGACCTTTGGACTGGTCGCACAGAGCGAGACGCCGCTGGTCATCACCGACGTCCAGCGCTCCGGGCCGTCGACCGGGATGCCGACGAAACAGGAGCAGGGCGACCTCAACATGGCGCTGTACGGCGGCCACGGCGAGGTCCCCCGTTTCGTCGTCGCGCCGACGAGCATCTCGGAGTGTTTCTGGAAGACGATCGAGGCGTTCAACCTCGCCGAGAAGTACCAGACGCCGGTCTTCCTGGTCTCGGACCTGGCCATGTCGGTCTCCGAGCAGACGTTCCCGCCGGAGGTCTTCGACATGGACGAGGTCGAGATCGACCGCGGGAAGGTCGTCGACGAGGACTCGATCTCGGAGTGGCAAAACGAGAAGGAGCAGTTCCAGCCTCACTTCCCGGCCGCAGACGGCGTCAGCCCGCGGACCTTCCCCGGGACCGACGGCGGCGCACACATGACGACCGGGCTCGAACACGACGAACTCGGTCGCCGGACCGAGGACACCGACGTCCGCATCGAGCAGGTCGACAAGCGCCAGCAGAAAGTCGAGACCGCCCGCGAGGCCGAAGAGTGGGACTACCGCGAGTACGGTGACACCGACGCGGACACGCTCGTCATCTCGTGGGGGTCCAACGAGGGCGCGATGCGCGAGGCCCTCGGCTTCCTCGACGAGAAGGACATCGACGTGCGCTTCATCTCCGTGCCGTACATCTTCCCCCGTCCGGATTTGTCCGAGGAGATCGAAGCCGCAGACGACGTGATCGTCGTCGAGTGTAACTCCACGGGGCAGTTCGCCGACCTCCTCGAACACGACACGCTGACACGACTCAAACGCGTCAACAAGTACAACGGCGTGCGATTCAAGGCCGACGAACTCGCAGCGGAGATCGAAGACAAACTCGCCGAACCCAGCGAGGTGGAGGCAGAATAA